The genome window AGCCAAAATTTGCTGAATTTCTTGAATAGAAAAGTTGAGTCTTTGAGCTTTCTTGATAAATTGCACTTGTCTTGCAGCATCGGCTGTGTAGTAACGGTAACCGCTACTGCTGCGTAAGGTAGGTTCCAGTAACCCTAGGCTTTCATATTATCGCAGGGTGGCTACAGCAACACCAGTTTGCTTGGGTAGTTCTCCAATTTTTAGTAGCTGCTTTTCTAGGGATTCTGTTTCAAATTTTGTCATAGCAGTTCTAGATAAGTTTGAACCCTATCATTATAGCGGTAGCCAGTTTCACTTTTTTGTGCTGGTTATAGTCACCCCATTTTTCATGATAAAATATTCTATATTGCCCATAATTATAGTGGCTAAAAAAGCAGCAGTAACTCAATTTTGAGTTACTGCTGCTGTCGGATATTCTCTTGCTTCTCCCCTGCAAACTATCCATGATATAATCTACACACACCGGGGAAAATAAGGATTATTAATCGCAATTCGCTTGCGGGCAGTCAGGAGTAGGAGTAGTGCAGTGGCCGGCGGCAAAGACAATACCGGCAGTACCTGCTGTCAGGAGAACTGCCGTCAAAGCTGCGAGAGTGAATCTTTTTGTCTTAGTTGCTTTAATCATGAATTTTTACCTGTGAATTTGCTCGAAAAGTTTCTTTGGGAAACTATAAATAGTATAAACTCTCAAGTCGGGTATAGAGTCAAGGGGGGAAACATTAAGAATTATAAAAATATTTAATTTCCGAGGTCGCGCTCCTAATACCTGTATGAAAGTCTGAAGATTTCATCCTGATTTCATTTTTGCGTGTCAACCTAAATTGAATGGCGATTTTAACGCGGAAGAGCCAAGTATTCAAGGGGAACTAAAGCAGCCTGACCCTTTAACTAAGATATAGCCTTTCTCAGAAAGATGGAGTACGCTAAAACCCTGTGTTGTCAAGCTTTTTAAGTTGAATTGTGTACCTCGTCTACCCAAGAACCGCTATAAGCTTTTCTGCCTTTAAATTGTATGTCAAAAAAAAGTCCAAGTCTTGTGGGGAGTAGGGTTGGGCGCCCCGCCCGCCCTGAATATACAATTTAAATGCGCGACAGCTTATGCTTAATTCTATTGTCAAATGGTCGATCGCCCAACGGTGGCTAGTTGTCATCGCCTCCATCCTCATTACCCTCTGGGGATTGCGAGTTTTGACACAAATGCCGCTCGATGTTTTTCCCAGCTTTGCTCCCCCCCAAGTCGAAATTCAAACTGAAGCACCAGGACTTGCTCCTGAAGAAGTCGAATCTCTAGTGACTCGACCCATAGAAAGTGCGATTAACGGCACTCCCGGAGTAGAGACGGTACGCTCCTCTTCTGCTGTAGGCATTTCCGTCGTCAAAGTCATCTTTGGTTGGGATACTGAAATTTACCGCGCTCGCCAGTTAGTAACAGAACGGTTGCAGCAAGCGCAAAATCAACTTCCTCAAGGGGTAGAAACGCCGCAAATTTCGCCCATCAGCTCTCCACTGGGAGCCACAATTAAATATGCTTTTACTACAGATACGACACCTTTAATGGAAGTGCGACGTATTGTTGATTGGCAAGTAAAAAACCGCTTTTTAGCAGTTCCAGGTGTCACTCAAATTGTGATATTTGGAGGTGAAGAGCGCCAGTATCAAGTTTTAGTAGAACCTCACAAACTGAAAGAATTTAATGTTTCATTACAGCAAGTTACTGAAGCAGTTAAAAAAGCAAATGTCAATGCTCCGGGCGGATTTTTAATTAGCCCAGACCAAGAATTGTTAATTCGGGGAGTCGGGCGAATTGAGTCGATCGAGGATTTGAAACAATCTGCGATCGCAGCCAGAAATGGCACGCCAGTGCTGCTGAGCCAAGTAGCTGACGTGAAAATCGGTGCAGCACTCCAACGCGGCGACAGCATCTTAAATGGCAAGAAAGCGATTGTAGTCATAGTCAACAAACAGCCTGCTGCTGATACCCCAACAGTAACGAAGGCGGTTGAGGCGGCGATGGAGGAAATTAAACCGAGTCTGCCTAAAGATGTCAAAGTTACTGTCACTTTTCGGCAGGAAAATTTTATTGAAGCTTCTATAGAAAACGTGAGAGATGCTCTCCGGGATGGCATCATCATTGTGTCGATCGTACTAATTTTATTTTTAATGAACTGGCGCACAGTTATCATCAGTCTCAGCGCCCTCCCAGTCTCTTTGCTGCTGGGAATGATGATTTTAGATTGGACAGGACAAGGCATCAACACGATGACCTTGGGAGGACTTGCTGTGGCGATTGGTTCGGTAGTAGACGATGCCATCGTTGATATGGAAAATGTCTACCGTCGCTTGCGGGAAAACCAGCAGGCGGGAACACCTGTTCCACCACTAGATGTGGTGTTTAATGGCTCCGTTGAAGTGCGGGTCAGCGTGTTATTTTCCACAGTAATTATTGCCGTCATCTTTGCGCCAATTTTTGCACTTTCTGGCGTAGAAGGTCGAATTTTTACTCCGATGGGCGTGTCCTATTTGCTGTCAATTATCGCTTCGACATTGGTAGCCCTAACGTTAACTCCGGCACTATGTGCTTTGCTATTAGTCAATCGCCGTTTGCCCCCGGATGAAACTTGGATTGCTCGCAAATCTCACCAATTATATCGCCCAGCTTTAATGTTTTCTATCCGCTTTCCTCAGATTGTTTTGGTAATAGCTGTTGTGGGCTTTGTAGCTTCGATGGTGATTTTACCTAGTTTGGGGCGAGTTTTTCTGCCGGAGTTTCAGGAACGCAGTTTGATCGTTGCTACTTCTCTCTATCCGGGCGAGTCTTTAAATGCTACAAATCAGGTAGGTTTTGCGATTCAGGATGCTTTGAAAAATGACAAGAATTTTGAAGCTTTAGCTTTGCGTTCGGGACGTGCTCCAGGCGATAGCGATGTCGGCGGTGTGAATTTTGGAGAAATGGATGTAGAGATGAGCTCACAGGGGGTGAAAAAGCGGGAAGCTACTATTGAAAAGCTGCGAAAGGAATATGCAAAAATACCGGGTGTCGCGGCTAATATTGGCGGGTTTATCTCGCATCGGATGGATGAGGTGCTGTCAGGAGTCAGAAGTGCGATCGCTGTTAAAATATTCGGTCCCGACTTGGAACAATTAAGGGCTATCGGCAAACAAGTAGAAGCCACTATGACAGAAATTCCCGCTGTTGTAGACTTGCAACTAGAAGCGCAAGTACCCATCAAACAGGTACAAATAAAATTCGATCGCACTGCGGCTGGTCGTTACGGTTTGGCGGTAGGCGACTTAGCAGAAATTATTGAAACTGCTCTCAACGGGCGAGTCGTTTCTCAAGTTTTAGAGCAACAGCAAGTGTTTGACTTAGTTGTGTGGTTCAATGAGGGCGATCGGCACAATTTAGATATTATCCGCAACTTGTTAGTTGATACTCCCAGCGGACAGAAAATTCCCCTCGCACAAGTTGCCAAAGTTGACTGCGGCACCGGCCCCAACACCCTCAACCGCGAGAATGTATCCAGACTAATTGTCGTTTCTGCTAACGTCCAAGGGCGAGACTTAGGTTCTGTCATCGCTGATATTCGCAGCCAGGTAAAACAAAAAGTGCAATTGCCCTCTGGATATTACATTCAGTACGGAGGGCAATTTCAGGCTCAAGAACAGGCAACTCAAACATTAATGGTGGCTGGCTTATTAGCCTTTGTCGCCATCACGGTACTGATTTACTTCGCCGTTAAAACAATTCCAGCTACCGCGATGATTATGATAAACTTGCCCTTAGCATTAGTCGGGGGCGTGATTTCAGTTGCGCTAGGCGGTGGAATTATTTCAGTCGCTTCAATGGTGGGATTCATCACCTTATTCGGTGTAGCTACCCGCAACGGACTGCTGCTAGTTGATAACTATAACAACAAGTTAGCAGATGGTATGCCTTTACAGAAAGTCATCGTTGAGGGTTCTATGGAGCGGCTAGTGGCGATTTTGATGACGGCTCTTTCATCTGCCTTGGGCATGGTTCCTTTAGTAATTGGCAGCGGCGCAGGTAAAGAAATTCTGCAACCGCTAGCAGTTGTAGTGCTGGGAGGATTGTTTACTTCTACTGCATTAACGCTGTTAGTTTTGCCAGCTTTGTATTCTATGTTTGGAAGGTTTTTAGTTGCTAAAACGAGTGTTTTAATTGAAGCAAAGATAGTTAATGCAAGTTTTGATGCTTGATGTTAAATCACGAGTTTTATCTCTTAGTCTCGCGTTGCGCGGACGCAAGTTTGTGCAGTAGGGGCAATCCCCCCGTGGTTGCCCGGGTTTCAACCGCCGAATGATCGACGGGGTAACTCACTTTCAACCTGAAATAAACATTGACT of Oscillatoria nigro-viridis PCC 7112 contains these proteins:
- a CDS encoding efflux RND transporter permease subunit, producing MLNSIVKWSIAQRWLVVIASILITLWGLRVLTQMPLDVFPSFAPPQVEIQTEAPGLAPEEVESLVTRPIESAINGTPGVETVRSSSAVGISVVKVIFGWDTEIYRARQLVTERLQQAQNQLPQGVETPQISPISSPLGATIKYAFTTDTTPLMEVRRIVDWQVKNRFLAVPGVTQIVIFGGEERQYQVLVEPHKLKEFNVSLQQVTEAVKKANVNAPGGFLISPDQELLIRGVGRIESIEDLKQSAIAARNGTPVLLSQVADVKIGAALQRGDSILNGKKAIVVIVNKQPAADTPTVTKAVEAAMEEIKPSLPKDVKVTVTFRQENFIEASIENVRDALRDGIIIVSIVLILFLMNWRTVIISLSALPVSLLLGMMILDWTGQGINTMTLGGLAVAIGSVVDDAIVDMENVYRRLRENQQAGTPVPPLDVVFNGSVEVRVSVLFSTVIIAVIFAPIFALSGVEGRIFTPMGVSYLLSIIASTLVALTLTPALCALLLVNRRLPPDETWIARKSHQLYRPALMFSIRFPQIVLVIAVVGFVASMVILPSLGRVFLPEFQERSLIVATSLYPGESLNATNQVGFAIQDALKNDKNFEALALRSGRAPGDSDVGGVNFGEMDVEMSSQGVKKREATIEKLRKEYAKIPGVAANIGGFISHRMDEVLSGVRSAIAVKIFGPDLEQLRAIGKQVEATMTEIPAVVDLQLEAQVPIKQVQIKFDRTAAGRYGLAVGDLAEIIETALNGRVVSQVLEQQQVFDLVVWFNEGDRHNLDIIRNLLVDTPSGQKIPLAQVAKVDCGTGPNTLNRENVSRLIVVSANVQGRDLGSVIADIRSQVKQKVQLPSGYYIQYGGQFQAQEQATQTLMVAGLLAFVAITVLIYFAVKTIPATAMIMINLPLALVGGVISVALGGGIISVASMVGFITLFGVATRNGLLLVDNYNNKLADGMPLQKVIVEGSMERLVAILMTALSSALGMVPLVIGSGAGKEILQPLAVVVLGGLFTSTALTLLVLPALYSMFGRFLVAKTSVLIEAKIVNASFDA